The following coding sequences are from one Homalodisca vitripennis isolate AUS2020 chromosome 7, UT_GWSS_2.1, whole genome shotgun sequence window:
- the LOC124366266 gene encoding E3 ubiquitin-protein ligase HECW2 isoform X5 — protein MGVVTKTLSILFSLLFEQEIMSYVPASRTSPRGSPQLSPQTSPGLSRANARAPAPYRRDFEAKLRNFYRKLESKGYGQGPGKLKLHIRREHLLEDAFNKIMCASKKDLQKCKLYVQFDHEEGLDYGGPSREFFFLLSRELFNPYYGLFEYSANDTYTVQVSPMSAFVDNQHEWFRFSGRVLGLALVHQYLLDAFFTRPFYKALLRLPVSLSDLESLDGEFHQSLLWIKERDISSETLDLTFAVTEQVFDQAVERELKPGGRNIPVTEKNKKEYLERVVRWRLERGVSQQTESLVRGFYEVVDPRLVSVFDARELELVIAGTAEIDLTDWRTHTEYRSGYHDNHPVIVWFWSAMERFSNEQRLRLLQFVTGTSSVPYEGFAALRGSTGPRKFCVEKWGKPNSLPRAHTCFNRLDLPPYPTPEILYEKLLLAVEETNTFGIE, from the exons CTTGTTCGAACAGGAGATTATGAGCTATGTGCCCGCAAGTCGCACGTCTCCGCGCGGTTCTCCCCAGCTCAGTCCCCAGACCAGCCCTGGACTGTCACGTGCCAACGCGCGTGCGCCTGCTCCCTACCGAAGGGACTTTGAGGCCAAACTGCGCAACTTCTACCGCAAGTTGGAGAGCAAGGGCTACGGTCAGGGACCTGGCAAACTCAA GCTGCACATCCGCCGTGAACACCTCCTGGAGGACGCCTTCAACAAGATCATGTGTGCCTCCAAGAAGGACCTGCAGAAGTGCAAGCTGTATGTCCAGTTCGACCACGAGGAGGGTCTGGACTACGGCGGACCTTCTCGGGAGTTCTTCTTCCTGCTGAGCCGAGAACTGTTCAACCCCTACTACGGTTTGTTCGAGTATTCGGCCAACGACACCTACACGGTGCAGGTCTCGCCCATGTCGGCCTTCGTCGACAACCAGCATGAGTG GTTCAGGTTCAGCGGACGCGTGTTGGGACTCGCGCTCGTCCACCAGTATCTCTTGGACGCATTCTTCACTCGGCCATTCTACAAGGCTCTGCTCAGGCT ACCAGTATCCCTGAGTGACCTGGAGTCTCTGGATGGGGAGTTCCACCAGTCCCTGCTGTGGATCAAGGAGCGAGATATTTCCAGCGAGACACTGGACCTGACATTTGCCGTCACGGAGCAGGTGTTTGACCAGGCTGTGGAGAGAGAGCTCAAGCCTGGAGGACGTAACATTCCAGTCACGGAGAAGAACAAGAAG GAGTATCTGGAGAGGGTGGTGAGGTGGAGATTAGAGCGAGGAGTCTCCCAGCAGACCGAGTCCCTGGTGCGAGGTTTCTACGAGGTGGTGGATCCTCGGTTGGTGTCGGTGTTTGATGCTCGGGAGCTGGAGCTGGTGATCGCTGGGACCGCCGAGATAGACCTTACGGACTGGCGGACTCACACGGAGTACAGATCTG gTTATCACGATAATCATCCAGTGATCGTGTGGTTCTGGTCAGCCATGGAACGGTTTTCCAATGAACAGCGGCTGAGGCTCCTGCAATTCGTCACGGGCACGTCAAGTGTTCCGTACGAGGGTTTTGCAGCGTTACGCGGCTCTACAGGTCCCCGCAAGTTCTGTGTGGAGAAGTGGGGCAAGCCTAACAGTCTGCCCAG AGCGCACACTTGCTTCAACCGGCTAGACCTGCCGCCGTACCCGACTCCGGAGATACTCTACGAGAAGCTGCTGCTAGCCGTCGAGGAAACAAACACCTTCGGCATCGAGTAG